Proteins from a single region of Pyrus communis chromosome 6, drPyrComm1.1, whole genome shotgun sequence:
- the LOC137736046 gene encoding large ribosomal subunit protein uL30x-like — protein MGYPNLKSVKKLIYKSGYGKLNKLRTALTDNSVALGKFGIICVDDLIHGILNVRPHFKEANNILWPFKLKAPLGGLKKKRNHCVEDGDARNREDCINELIRRMN, from the exons GTACCCTAATTTGAAGAGTGTCAAAAAGTTAATCTACAAGAGTGGTTATGGGAAACTTAACAAGCTAAGAACTGCACTGACTGACAATTCAGTT GCTTTGGGCAAGTTTGGAATTATCTGTGTGGATGATCTTATCCATGGTATCTTGAATGTTAGGCCTCACTTCAAGGAGGCAAACAACATCCTTTGGCCATTTAAGCTCAAGGCGCCTCTCGGTGGTctaaagaagaagagaaatcaCTGTGTTGAAGACGGTGATGCTCGAAACCGTGAAGACTGTATTAACGAGCTCATCAGGAGGATGAATTAG